TATGACAGACTGGGGAACTTCATTGAATGGATTCTTCGTTGACAATGTAAAGGTTACTGCTGATGGTGCTGAATTACTGAACGACGGTGCCGAAGGAGAATCAGCTTTTGCATTTCACGGTTTTGAAAAGCATGAAGGAAAAACGGCTACAAAACATTACTACCTGTTAGAGTGGAGATCACACAACGGCGTGGATGAAGGTTTGAAGAACATCCGGCGCGGAGCAAGCTTGATGACATACGATTCAGGCTTGGTAGTATGGTATGTTGACAACGGTTATGACAATAACTGGACAGGAGTCCATCCAGGAGAGGGATACCTTGGAGTAGTTGATGCCGACCAGACCATCAACAGATGGAGTGATGGAGCACTTGGCTCAACACGCTACCAGATTCACGATGCAGCATTCAATCAGGGTAAGACAGAAGACATGTTCCTGGATTATTCTAGTTTGTTAGGAATCACCATGAAGGATAATGCTACTCAAAGGACACCAGTATTTGATGACAGTGCAAATTATACTTCGCCAGTATTGCCGGATGCCGGCCGCAACGTACCAACATACGGCCTGAAGTTCCGTGTACTCGGACAAAGCAGCGATGGAACTGTTGGCAAGGTGTTAATTTCTAAGTAAGAATGAAAAAACGCTGCCGGTTTATTGAACGGCAGCGTTTTTATATTCCTTACTACTAATCAATATCAGGCTGGAACCCAATCAACTTGGCCTTTTTATCCGCTCGAGGGTCCGCATCAGGGAAGGTGATTACGGATGCGATATAATCCCAGCGCAGGAACATGTGGGTGATACAGGTTTCCTCTACCTGGTCTTCAGAGGGAATGGCCGTTCCATCCTCTTTCTGGATTGGAGTCCGCTTATAGCAAGGATTCTCAACCCAAATCCCCATGTTCTCAGCATGTACTATTTTTACAAGATACCATTCATCTGGCTGGAAAATCCCTGTAATGTCGCCAATCATGCTTTCGGGAAAGTTTTTAAGTTTAATTTGAACCTTCTCGTTAACATAAGCATCTAAAAACATGAGCAATCTCCTTTCAATAAAAGACTCATCCTTTACCTACTTCCTTTTTCAGCAAAAAATAAACATGAAAAAAAGGCCAATTCAGGCCTTTTGCAAAAATAACACCATTAATTCTTCATCATAATAAGTCCCATCAATCCGCAAAGCATTTTTTTCGACTCCATATTGTTCGAAACCTAGAGAAGTATATAGTTTTTTCGCCGGGTCATTGCTTGAGGTCACTGTGAGGTGAATCTGTTCAACACTGCTTAATTCTGCAGCTTGTTGAATGGCTGTTTTTACAAGTTCCCTTCCCAGACCTCGACCACGTTGTGACGAGGTCACATACATGGCAAAAATACTCGCCCGGTGCTTCAGCTTTACTTTTTCTTCCGGAACAAGTGTCACGACCCCGACCAGCTGATTATCATTAAACGCGCCAAATGTATAAGTGGATTTACTATCCAGCCTCTGCCTGTAATCTGATGCCTCATAATTCATCTCATCCTCATAACTGGAGCTGAATGCCTCAGGATTCTTAAGCAAGGCTTCATGGCGCAGGAACCGATAACCCTCAGCATCCCCGCCATTTAATCGTCGAATTTCCATTATGCTCACCTCTGTAAAAATCGTTGCTATATAGAGTTCTAGATTTAATGCGGATTTCCTTTAAAAAGAGAATTAGGTTCACACAGATGGTATTAGAAATGGGAGAATCAACTAGACACAAGATTTACGTAATTAAGACAGGTTTGGAGGTGATCATGTATAAGCTGTCAAAAGATGAGCTAACTTCGGACAGGTTTGGCGTCAAAAGGAGAAAAGCTGTCAAAAGATGGACTAACTTCAGACAGGTTTGGCATTAAATGGAGAAAAGCTGTCAAAAGATGAGCTAACTTCAGACAGGTTCGGCGTCAAAAGGAGAAAAGCTGTCAAAAGATAGGCTAACTTCAGACAGGTTCAGCATCAAAAGGCGAAAAGCTGTCAAAAGATGAGCCAACTTCAGACAGGTTTGGCGTCAAAAGGAGAGAAGCTGTCAAAAGATGAGCTAACTTCAGACAGGTTCGGCGTCAAAAGGAGAAAAGCTGTCAAAAGATGAGTCAACTTCGGACAGGTTTGGCAT
The window above is part of the Mesobacillus jeotgali genome. Proteins encoded here:
- a CDS encoding GNAT family N-acetyltransferase; this translates as MEIRRLNGGDAEGYRFLRHEALLKNPEAFSSSYEDEMNYEASDYRQRLDSKSTYTFGAFNDNQLVGVVTLVPEEKVKLKHRASIFAMYVTSSQRGRGLGRELVKTAIQQAAELSSVEQIHLTVTSSNDPAKKLYTSLGFEQYGVEKNALRIDGTYYDEELMVLFLQKA